Sequence from the Argentina anserina chromosome 7, drPotAnse1.1, whole genome shotgun sequence genome:
CTTTATCTTATATTGTTCGTGATGTACTACGTTGTCTTTAACACAGGCTCATACTGATGTTCAGTCACCTACCATGGGCATCGCGACTGCTATCCAACAGGCTGTGATCGCGTATAGAGAACCAATTCAAGCTACTCCCCTCAACACGGTGGCTAGCACTCAGACCTTGGAGCCACAAACGTCAATCAACCCAACAACAGTACTCTCCCACCCCTCTTCACCTCAAAATCTGGAGAATGAGgtagaagatgatgaagatgtgACCAGCTCTCACCAATAAGGTGAAAATGTGGAGCATTCCCTTAAGAACGCGGACTCAGTGAGCAATAATGCTGCACCAAACCCCCTTCCAAAAAACAATGTTCCCTCCTCTCAAACTGATGGGGTAAAACACTTAACCACCTcttggtttatatgtttcttttcCCTTTGTGAACACTTAACTGTCTTATTAAATGTTCTTTACCATCTGCATGTTTTAGCAATCGTGAACGCTTCCATCAGTTGTTGATCCATCAGAAAATCGTTCTATTCCATCTCTGGAAGACCTTCTAGATAATATGCTAGGTTTTGCTAGCCCCTTGACACCTCTAGAGTCTCCAGAACTTGTCCAGGCCCAGACACAACTTGTGGAGGTATCCGCTGAGGATCTAGCTGATCCAACGCGCCTGGCTAAGGTCCAAGATGCGCTACGCTACCTCAAACTACACTCAGCTTATCCCAGCCTAGTAGCGAAGGCAGAACAGACACTGAGAACCATTCTATGCCTCTTGGCAGAAGGTCAAGCTTTGAGGAACCAATCTCAGAGTCTGTCGCAACACAATGCTGCTGCTAGAAACTTTATTGCTCAAGGCCCTCCCCAACTTAAGACCAAGCTTCAGCATGCCAAGACCAGCCGTTCACAGCAACTTAGTGCATTGCGGCAACAACAAGCCGCGATAGAAGCACAGATAGCGGAGCTTGAAGCTGAGCAAGCTAGAGAGCTTAAGGTtgtggaggaagagataaGAAGTGCTGCCCCCCAAGTACAGGAGCGCAAAAAGCAACTGGCAGCCTCTGAGGCTGAGGAAAGGATGATCAACAACCTGATTTGTGATACAGCCAGTGACACTGGAAAATTACTCATAGATATCCGCCTTGTCGGACATAGAATGTAATTTGAACACCAAAGTATTTTAGTAATAAGAATTATAATTTATCTCTGTCTGCTCACCCTACTTGAGTCTCCTTGACCCGACAAAAAACCCAAGTTAAGGCCCAAGGCCAGAGCCCAGCTTTAACTCGCCACCGTCCAAGTTTGCATGCAAACTCTCGAAAACAGGAGCAATCAATATCGGGAAACGCACAAATCGTTTTAGTTTGACAACTATTGCTGCAATAAATCCCGGGCGCGATCTCCAAATCTGTATCTCCAATCTCAGCCCTTGAATCCAAGTTTCTTCTGCTATAAAACGAAACCCTAAGGCAACAACACAAAACACTCTCTTCTGCAGCCTCCAACCATGTCTGTTCCATTTCTTCCTTCGAAACCCCTTAGGTTTCTTAAGTTTCATCCCCCAGATTTGCAAACTCTATAACAACTTTTGAGAGtattattctaccctcaaATGTGAGGTGGGAGTCTTATTCCACCCTCACATCCTCCCTTCTTTGTAGTTCAGCACTAGGGAACTACCCTACATTATGAGCTCTTCCCGGTGCAGGATTACAAGTGAGAGAGGAAATATCAGCCCTTCCTGAGCCCCGTTCAACATTCTTTAATCGCCGGGCATCAGGAAGCAGGCATCCAAATTTTGGACCAGAGCCAATAGGTTCTTCATGCTCGTTTCGTACCTCTTTTGATACGCAACCCGAGCTGCTGCATCTTCCATGTGCAATATCCTCCAATCTCCCTTGCCCAACGGAGTGTGGCGAGAAGTGTACAAATCAAGGCTCTGGATCCTTCATGCTACCACTAGTCTTCCAATTAGAACCTATGTTTGGCACCAAGCTTGTTCTAGTTGGCCGCGAGTGGTGTAGCTCAATTGCAGGTTTCTCGAGGTGGGCGGATGAACAGGAGGAATCACGAAGACCTTTCCACCTAGCAtagatggtatcagagcttgttaAAGCTCATATATAATAGTATAGGTCTTGTATAAAGTCTCTGGCCACAAAGCCATATGAATAAAACACAACTTGTTTCAAAAAACACTTCTATTGTTTTATTGCTGCGCAACAAAAGTTACAACAAATTCTTGACCACAGGATTGGTCTAATGCTGTTACAAAAAATGCCGGAACATGGATTAAGAAACTCATAAAGTTTCATAAACTCGAAATTTTAGTTTCAAAAGTTTTCTGGGCACGCGACCGTTAGTAACACTCGCGACCATTAGTGCTACTCGCGAGCCTCAAAATTTTCTGGGCTCGCGACCATTAAGTACTAATTATCCATAGTGTTGCCCTCCTGTTTACTTGGTTGAAAGGATGAAAACCAAGGAAACACTAAGTCCGAACACCACTTACTTTGCTTGCATCGGTGCCCGTGGATCTTCATACTCCCAAACACTAGGGAAGTACTTCTTAAGATGGCGACCATTCATGGGATTTCTGTGAACATTCCCATCAGTATCGCGAAGGTAGTAAGCGCCTTTGCCCATTACTCGATCAATCACAAAAGGAGCTTCCCATTTAGCAGACCATTTACCACGACCATCAACTCGTTCACCGTAAGACAAACAAGCTTTCCACACTAAGTCCCAAACTCCAAAGCTGCGGCCTCTCGTGCGTTTGTCTTATAGCCGTGCTATATTCTTCTTTTCTGTAATAAGGCTGTCGAAAGCTTCCATCCGTCGAGAATCCAAGTCGTCATGTTCTTGATACATAGCCTGAAAATAGTCATCTCCAATCAACTGGTGCTGCTCGCGAACCCTGAGCGATCAAACGTTAATCTCAATAGGAGGCACTGCATCATGTCCATAAATCAAGGCATAAGGTGTGGTACCGGTTGGAGTTCTTTTGGAAGTTCGATAATCCCATAATGTGTGATCCAACTCGGTGTGCCAAGATCGCGGATTTGCATCCAACATTCGTTTGAGAATAGACATAATCACGCGGTTGCTAGCTTCTGCTTGGCCATTCGATTGAGCATAATAAGGACTAGAATGCATAAACTTGATCCCATAGCCAGCTAAGAACTTCTGAGTCTTCTCAGCCATGAAACATGCCCCCCTGTCTGCTACCAAACACTCTGGGATGCCATATCTAGTGATAATATACTTGAAGATAAAGTTGGTGATCACCTCTGAAGATGTTGTCTTGACTGGTATAGCCTCTACCCACTTGGTGAAGAAATCTGTAGCAAGTAGAATGTGCTTGTGCTATAAGGAAGAATTTGGATGAATCTTCCCAATGAAGTCTAAAGCCCAGCCGCGACCTGGCCAATGTTTAATTATTGGTTGTATAGGAACGTCTCGCACATGTTGGACTGGCCCATACATTTGACATTCGATGCAACCCTGTGCAGAGCTGATGCAGTCCTTGAGCATGGTAGGCCAATATAAACCATATCGGCGAATGAGCCATCTCATCTTTGGACCAGCTTGGTGAGAACCACAATTGCCACAATGAACCTCTCGTAAGCACCTCTTAGCTTCAGCTCCATAGATGCATTGCAGGTACAAACCGTCTTCGGCCCTCCGTAAAAGATCATCACCTCGAAGAACATAGTTAATAGCAAAATATCTAACCCTTTTGTCCACAGGTGAAGAAGGATCAGTAAGGTACTAGATAATTGGTTGGCGCCAATCCACAGCAATAGAGTCAATAACCGCTATCAACCACTCATCCTTCACTTCTTTCCTTGCCATAAAAGAAGGTAATGTGCGGCTCTGAACCTTCAAAATCCTCTCGCGAACGTCATCTGCCAAGCGGATAACAGTAGCCAACTGTGCTAATTCATTGGCAGCAAAGTTTCGTTCCCTAGGAATATAATCAAGCACCACGTTTGTAAATTGGTCTAACAACTTCGATGCTCGCTCCTAAAAAGGGAGTAATGTAAAATTGTTGCACTTGTAGACAACCTTGAGCTGGTTAATGACTAGGAGTGAATCACTTAATACTTCCACCTCTGTTACTTCCAGATCAAGCAAAATTTCCAGGCCAATGATGATTGCCTCATATTCTGCTTGATTGTTAGTGCACTTCCATTCTAGTTGAAAGGAATAACAATGTCTTACTCCCGAAGGGTTAACCAATGCAACACCTGCTCCTGATAAATGATCAGTACTGCTGCCATCAAAATACAGAACCCAAGGCTGAGTGTGGATAAAGGAAACAACCAAGTTCTGGTCTTCGATATCCTCAATAATAGGATGATGCAACAAAAAGTCGAACACTGCCTGTCTTGTGAGCGCCTTTAAAGGTGTATATTGTAAAGAAAACTCTGATAACGCCAAGATCCACTTGCCAATCCGACCCCTAAGTATAGGTCTGGTAAGCATGTACTTTACTAGATCAGTTTGTGCGACCACCACCGTGGTAAATGATAGCATGTAATGGCGGAGCTTAGTACCAGCAAAGTATAAAGCTAAACACAACCTCTCAATCGGCGAGTATCTAGTTTCAGCCTCTAATAAGGTCCGGCTCAAGTAGTAAATTGCATGCTCAACCTTCTTGCCCCCCTCTCCATCACCATCTTGTGCTAAGTCCTACTATTGAGTAGGGGGAAGCTGAGATGTATAGCTTCAACGGTATTCCAGGCCGTGGGGGTCTAAGAACAGATGGATGAGTAAGGTATTCCTTGATTTTATCAAAAGCTGCCTGTTGCGAAGGTCCCCACTGAAACTCTTGATCTGCTTTAAGCTTcagcaaaagagaaaaaactgCGGTTTTGCCAGCGGAATTAGAAATAAAGCGTCGAAGGAAGTTTATTTTCCCAAGCAAACTCTGAAGTTCCTTCTTGTTCCTAGGTGCCGGCGCATCTAGAACCGCTTTTTCCTTGTCTTCCGCCACTTCGATACCTCTTTCATGCACTATGAAATCCAAAAAGTCTCCTGGTCGAACCCCAAAAATGCACTTAGCTAGGTTCATCCTGAGCCTGTGCTTTCGCATCCGGGTGAACACTGTCCTTAAATCCGCTATGtggtcttctttcttcttagacTTGACCACCACGTCATCAATATAAACTTCGAGAATGCCCCCCAGTACATCATGGAAAATTAGGTTCATTGCTCGCTGGTACGTAGCCCCTGCATTGGTCAAGCCAAATGGCATATTGTTGTACTCAAACACTCTAGTGACCCTGGACATCGAAACGTTGTTTTGTGTCTGTCCGGTTCATAAATAGGAATCTAGTGATAACCAGCTGTACCATCCATAAAGGATAATAGCTCGTGTCCCGCGACTGCATCAACCAACATATCTGCTACCGGCATGGGATAGACATCTTTTGGTGTTGCAACATTAAGATTCCTATAGTCGACACAAACGCGAATTTTGCCATTGTTCTTCAACCACTGAGAATATTTAGCGGGTCGAATAATACCGGCCTGAAACATGTTCTGAATCTCCTTCTTGACTGTTGCCGCTGTGTCTGCACTCATTCGCCGTGGACTTTGTTGTACAGGTTTGTAACCTTCCATTATGGGCAAGCGATGGCAAACCAAGTCTGGAGACAAGCATGGCATGTCCTCAAACTTCTCAGCGAAACAATCGCGGGACTCTTGTAACAACTCTATCCAACGTTCTCGTAGTTCCTCATCCAAGTGTTACTTTCTCCACTGGATCTTTCACTTTAGGTGGAGTGTCATCCAAAGCCGCATGTGTTGGTTGAATAAACTCCTCCTCTCCTTGAATCTTAGTTAAATCATCCTCAATGCACTCTACTAGCGCCACTGCCCCCCTTCCCAAGCCTCATGTTCCTCTCTGTAAATAGATAAGCGTTGGAGAAAGGACACATAGGCTTGTTCTTGCTCTTTGGCAAGTGATGTACTCATGGatgttattttttgttttcacgATGAAGCCAGGTCTGTTTATATCTGCTTTGACCTGCACTAAACCTCATCGTGTCAACTCTGTAGAAGTCACCCCAACTAGATGACCCTTGGTATCGATTCCAGCAACTCCTAAAGGCCTCATGTCACCATAATAGTACTCAGCATCCAATAGGCAGGAAGCGACTGAGTATGGTCTATCATCTGCTTTCACTAGCTCTGTCTTATCAGTTGCGGGATCCCACATCAGCATTTATTAGTGTAGAGTAGAAGGGATGCAGTAAGCTCTATGTATCCAATCCCTGCGAAGTATGATGCTGTATGGAGCGGTGCAATCTGTAACGAAGAATGTCTGGAACAGCTCAGAAGGTCCTATCTTGATTTTGAGGATCAAAACTCCCAAGGTCTTAGTTAAGTTGCCATCAAAACTCCTGACCTTAAGATTGCTACTGAGAACCTTCTCCTTTGCAATGCCAAGTGCTTCGACTGTCTTTACTATAATAATGCTAACTGCTGCACCGCCATCGACGAGAATTTTGTTCACTCTCTTACCTTCTATCTCAGCTGATATGTATAAGGGTTTAATGTGCTGAGTCATGGTCGTTGTAGGCTTTGTGAACATCATAAAGAATCTTTGGAGCTCTGTCATCGTGTGAGATTTAGCAGCTCCCTCTTTCCTCGTGTCTTTATCAACAGTTGGCACCTATGTAGATGACAATTCTGCGACTGTACCCACCTTCTGGGCATGTGTCTCACCTCCGATGAATAGATAAGATGGCATCGGCCTTGGAAGAGCATACTTTGAGGACAAAGTGAACACCATGTTGCAACTAGGAACAGTATTTGGCCCCGGTATTCCTTCCTCGACACTATCTTCATGACAAAGGTTAAACATGTTGCAGTCTGGGGTAGCTGCTATTTCTTCATCATAACCTTCCTCAAGCTCGTCCTCTTGATCAGAAAGTTCTAACCCTTGCTCATTACAACCTGGTTCTTCCATATTGTCGTCCGGAATTGACCTAGTTGGTGTTCGCGAGGGGAACTTGCTTCTGAGATACTCCGTTAGCGATTGCTCCTGATGGGCCTTTGAAGGAGTAACCACTACCGAAGCCTCACCTATCTCTGGAACCAGAAGTGTTGGTTCTTTGATCTTCAGCTTCCATTCAAACTGTGGCTTGATTTTGCTCTGGAACTGGTTCCTGGTGGCCTGACTTACTTACATACCTCTTTGGCACCCATTTAGATTGTGCAGGTTATGCAACACTACTTTGCTGTTGTTTCTGCTTAATAGAAACACCATGTACGTGCTGTCTGTTTGTTGCCCTGCCATCAGTAGATGCGTAAGACAACCTATCATGGATTGAAACTCTTCGTTTAGGAGCGGTTTCCATTGGTCGTTCAATTCGATCATGAACGCTTTTCCTGGGGTATGGCTCCTTCATGTAATTATTATTTCGACGAATGTGCACGTATGGCCTTAGACTAAGTTTTTCAACTGTCTCTCGCAAAAGCCAAGGTGCCTGTTCTAGCTGGTCGCGAGAGAGTTCTCCTCTGTTATACGCCTATAACCTTCGTTTGGCCCTTCCCCATCTCTTCTGTACGTTCCTCTTCTGAGTTTTTGTAACTTCCATAGCTCTTCCATGCTCCTGAATGTACCAGACATCAGGTTTTAATGACCTCGGTGCAGGCGGTATGTATGGCCGCTACAGCGCCTTGCGGGAAGCTTGAGTTTCCGGCACATTCGCCCCAACTCGCTGCCCTCTAAGGACGTTCGCGACCCCACCAAGACCTGAGTGTGGCCTTTTCAATACTTGAGCATAAGTATCTGTCTGAACTCTAGCTTTCTTGGGGTTCTCCCTCTCGGATAGATTTGTCGGCGAGCGAGGCATTCAATGTCTTCGTGATTCCTCGTGTCTACCAGCATTGTCACAGTTTATGGAACACTCTTTCTTGCATCGATTGCAACAGACATAAGTTCTTGCCTTTGCTACATTCTGTTCCTTGCTCTGGACTACGCTTTTTTGTTTACCCTGCTCAGATTGCTTGGCTCATGTAACCTCTTCCGCCATGGGCATTCCCTTCGCTGTTGTCTTCATATCCGGCTTGGGCTCTGAAGCAAAAGACAACACTCCCTTATCTAACCACTGCTGTACCTGGTCCTTGAGCTGTATACAAATACGAGTATCATGAGTCCAAACGTTATGAAAATTACAATACCATTTACCTTTAACTTCTTCCACAGTCGGGAACTCAGTCCATGGTACAATGGTTTCACCCTCAGCAATAAGCTTGTCCAAGATCTCATGAGCCAATGACGCATCATAAGTGTACTTAGCAAACTTGGAAGGGCGATGAGTCTTCAACGGTGTTGTCAATGGTGTAACCTCCACCATTGACACTGTAGGGAAATGATCAATATCGACCCAAGCTGCAGCCCTTTCAGTATCTACCCCAAGCATACCTTTGTTAATCCAGGTCTGCAATTGATCCTTTAGCTTAACACAATCAGCTGTGTCGTGATTGAACAAGTTGTGGAACTTGCAGTACTTCTTCCCTTCTATCTGCGCCGCGGTAGGCATTGCCGTATCATgcttcactcttccactcgcGAACAATTCATCCAGAATTTCGGGAGCCTTGTGAGCGTTGTAGGTGTACGAGTCGTACTCGGGCTTGGTGAATGCTGCTGTAGAAATCTTGACAGGGTCCCTAAACATCTTCAAAGCCTTAGACTTCAATGCTTGTCTTCCGGCTATCTCCACTGCAGCCACTTCATCATCTACCTCTTCGACCCACTGCTCTTCGTATGGATATGGTGTGTAGAAAGGATCTACATGCGAGTAGATAGTGGAAACCCTCTTAGTTCCGGATGGAACTGCATAACGTGGTTTCAAAGTACCAGGGTGATAAGACACAGGTGGACCCTTTGGAGCTGTGGCACTGTCCTCCATCTCCCTGAGGAACACTTGGTAGGAGCCTACCTTGTTCATTAAGTCCGCCATGCTAGAAAAGTAGGCATCATGATGTTTGGCCCGTTGACGGGTTTCCAAACCCTTTATAGTAATGTGAATGGTATCTTGTTCCGCGAGCGGTGTTCTGCACTTTGCTTGCTGAACCTTGAACCTCTTCAAGAATTCCACTGCCGACTCCATTGGCTGTTGATACATGGAAGTCAAAGATGACAAATCCACCTCAGGCTCAACACTTCCAAAAGTCGTTTTAAACATTGTCTCGACCATGGACCAATCTGAAATGGACCTTGGTGCTAACTTGGAGAATCAAGATAACGCCGATCCCGACAGAGACGAACCGAAAGCCCTCATTTTGAAGACTGGATCAGATGCATATGGTCCGCAATCATTGTGGAAACGAGAGATGTGCTTAGCTCCATTCTCATACCCTTCTCCTGAAAAAGTCTGGAACTTGATTGGTCAATAACCCGAGGGCCAAGCACATGTTGTCACCCATTCCGGGAATGGACTTGTATAAGATATGTTTGCGGCAGCCTGACCATGAATGGTCCTCACACTCTCTTGGATCATCTTCTAACCTGCTCTTTGGTAAGGATCTGGTCCTCTTATCTTCTTTCTCATGGTCTTCTCGATGCTCATCTCACCGTTCGCGACGGAACTGGTGCTGACACTCTTGTCCCCCGCCTGGTTGAAGAAGTGCCAATGCCCTTTAAAGTGCCTCAACCTCGGGTGTGTTCGACCGTCTTGAACTTCCAAACATGAACTTTCCCTTTTTAGCCTtcgtcttcttcctccttgcgAGTTTGATAGGCTCTACATCTCATGTGTCAGACTCATCACCTCTGGTCTCGTGCTCTTCACCCCCGTCGTCGTTACCACCACTATCCTTCTTGTTGGACCTAGCATTTTTGGTGGCTTTAGGCTTGTCATGGTTCTGTTTCTCGTAAATCCCGGCGACAGTCCATTGGATTCCCAACGCTTCTTCGATCTGCTTGAGCCGCTCGTCCTGGCCTTCAAACTCTAAGCGAGCATTGTTCGCGTGCTCATTAGCACCCAGAACCAGCTTCTTCAATCTGTAGTTGGTCTCAGCCAGACGCTGACCCTGTGTCGACTGTAATTGCGACACATTATCCAACGTTATCTCGACCGCAGTCATTCGCTCGCCGAATGACTCCTCCAATGATTTGACTACCTTCGTCAACTCCTTGAAAGCTGTTTGCATGTCTTCCGGTGTCGCCATCACTCCAAATTT
This genomic interval carries:
- the LOC126803516 gene encoding uncharacterized protein LOC126803516 produces the protein MEEPGCNEQGLELSDQEDELEEGYDEEIAATPDCNMFNLCHEDSVEEGIPGPNTVPSCNMVFTLSSKYALPRPMPSYLFIGAEIEGKRVNKILVDGGAAVSIIIVKTVEALGIAKEKVLSSNLKVRSFDGNLTKTLGVLILKIKIGPSELFQTFFVTDCTAPYSIILRRDWIHRAYCIPSTLH
- the LOC126803515 gene encoding uncharacterized protein LOC126803515 codes for the protein MLTRPILRGRIGKWILALSEFSLQYTPLKALTRQAVFDFLLHHPIIEDIEDQNLVVSFIHTQPWVLYFDGSSTDHLSGAGVALVNPSGVRHCYSFQLEWKCTNNQAEYEAIIIGLEILLDLEVTEVEERASKLLDQFTNVVLDYIPRERNFAANELAQLATVIRLADDVRERILKVQSRTLPSFMARKEVKDEWLIAVIDSIAVDWRQPII